Proteins encoded within one genomic window of Ammonifex degensii KC4:
- a CDS encoding response regulator, with amino-acid sequence MLVIDDEPLVRLVVREALAASGWRVAEATGGEEAWELISRERPDLVLLDLSCPGGEELLARLKGEVPVVVMTGDEGAAEELGVEVLLKPFDLDKLRKLVESKLAGI; translated from the coding sequence GTGCTGGTGATCGATGACGAGCCGCTAGTACGGCTGGTGGTGCGGGAGGCTCTGGCCGCTTCCGGCTGGCGGGTGGCCGAGGCGACCGGCGGGGAGGAGGCGTGGGAATTGATCTCCCGGGAGCGGCCGGATCTGGTGTTACTCGACTTGAGCTGCCCCGGCGGGGAGGAACTCTTGGCCCGGCTGAAAGGGGAAGTACCAGTGGTGGTCATGACCGGGGATGAGGGGGCGGCGGAAGAGCTGGGGGTAGAGGTGTTACTTAAACCCTTCGACCTGGACAAGCTTAGGAAACTTGTTGAGAGCAAGCTTGCCGGCATTTGA
- a CDS encoding class II fructose-1,6-bisphosphate aldolase, whose product MPLVTLREVLGAAAAGGYAVGAFNCNNMEILQAIVTAAEAERSPVIVQASQGAIKYAGLDYIAAMAKTALASATVPVVLHLDHGTSYEQVIRCLAAGFSSVMIDASRLPLEENIALTKEVVKAARAVGASVEAELGRIGGTEDDISVAEREAFFTDPDEAAYFVEQTGVDALAVAIGTAHGPYRWEPKLDFERLSRIAAKVKVPLVLHGSSGVPAEDIKEAIRRGIRKINIDTDIRIAFVNRMREVLMANPDEIDPRKILGPAREAATEVIREKMRIFGSSGKAIGV is encoded by the coding sequence TTGCCGCTGGTAACCCTGCGGGAAGTGTTGGGCGCGGCCGCGGCGGGAGGCTACGCGGTAGGAGCCTTCAACTGCAATAATATGGAGATCCTGCAGGCTATCGTGACGGCGGCTGAAGCGGAGAGGTCGCCGGTGATCGTCCAGGCCAGCCAGGGAGCCATCAAGTATGCAGGCCTGGACTACATAGCGGCCATGGCCAAAACGGCCCTGGCTTCTGCCACCGTCCCGGTGGTCCTGCACCTGGACCACGGCACGAGCTACGAGCAGGTGATAAGGTGCTTGGCCGCCGGCTTTTCCTCGGTGATGATCGATGCCTCGCGCCTTCCCCTGGAGGAGAACATCGCCCTCACCAAGGAGGTGGTGAAGGCGGCACGGGCAGTAGGGGCTTCGGTGGAGGCGGAGCTCGGCCGCATAGGGGGTACAGAGGACGACATCTCGGTGGCGGAGCGGGAGGCCTTCTTCACCGACCCTGATGAGGCAGCCTATTTCGTGGAGCAGACTGGCGTAGATGCCCTGGCGGTGGCCATCGGTACCGCCCATGGCCCTTACCGCTGGGAGCCCAAGCTCGACTTCGAGCGGCTAAGCCGGATAGCGGCCAAGGTAAAAGTACCCCTGGTGCTGCACGGATCTTCGGGTGTACCGGCGGAGGACATAAAGGAGGCCATAAGGCGGGGCATCCGCAAGATCAACATCGATACCGACATCCGCATCGCTTTCGTCAACCGGATGCGGGAGGTGCTTATGGCCAATCCGGACGAGATCGACCCGCGTAAGATCCTGGGGCCGGCGCGCGAGGCGGCCACGGAGGTAATCCGCGAGAAGATGCGCATTTTCGGTAGCTCTGGTAAAGCTATCGGCGTATAA
- the fsa gene encoding fructose-6-phosphate aldolase, with protein MKLFLDTANLEEIRTAVSWGVIQGVTTNPTLVAREGREFKSLIKEIAELVDGPVSAEVISTEAEGMIAEAEELSRLHPNVVIKIPITPEGLKAVKALKARGIRTNVTLIFSANQALLAALAGASYVSPFVGRLDDAGHDGIALVREIAEIFSLHGISTEIIAASIRHPLHVVAAARAGAHIATVPFRVLDQMVRHPLTDIGIERFLADWAKVQNLPQK; from the coding sequence ATCAAGCTCTTTCTCGATACTGCCAACCTGGAGGAGATCCGCACCGCCGTTTCTTGGGGAGTAATCCAGGGCGTGACCACCAACCCTACCTTGGTGGCACGGGAAGGTCGGGAGTTTAAATCCCTCATTAAGGAGATAGCCGAGTTGGTCGACGGTCCGGTGAGTGCCGAGGTGATAAGCACCGAGGCGGAGGGGATGATCGCGGAGGCAGAGGAGCTAAGCCGCCTTCACCCCAACGTGGTAATAAAGATCCCCATAACGCCAGAGGGCTTAAAGGCTGTAAAGGCGCTGAAAGCCCGGGGTATCAGGACCAACGTCACTCTGATCTTTTCCGCTAACCAGGCGTTGCTGGCAGCTTTGGCGGGGGCGAGTTACGTCAGCCCCTTTGTGGGACGACTGGACGATGCCGGTCACGACGGCATAGCCCTGGTGCGTGAGATTGCCGAGATCTTCTCCCTGCACGGTATTTCTACCGAAATAATCGCGGCCAGCATCCGCCATCCCCTGCACGTGGTGGCCGCGGCGCGGGCGGGAGCGCACATCGCTACCGTTCCCTTCCGCGTGCTGGACCAGATGGTGCGCCATCCTCTTACCGACATCGGCATCGAGCGCTTCTTGGCCGACTGGGCCAAAGTGCAGAACCTTCCCCAAAAGTAA
- the rho gene encoding transcription termination factor Rho encodes MSQVTPANDLESKTVLELRSIAKELGVKDYYRLRKQELVEAIRARYAAEKEEVKEPEVAVEIKAPEPEKEPEPSALPRARGVLEILPDGYGFLRPHKYLPSPDDIYVSASQIRKFDLRTGDLVEGVVRRPKENEKYFALLRVERVNGQPADELPSRPHFDNLTPLYPCERIRLETTPDRIAPRIIDLIAPLGKGQRGLIVAPPKAGKTTLLKEIANSITANHPEIYLIILLIDERPEEVTDISRSVKAEVVSSTFDEPPENHVKVAEMVLERAKRLVEHGRDVAILLDSITRLARAHNLVIPPSGRTLSGGVDPAALHKPKRFFGAARKLEEGGSLTILATALIETGSRMDEVIFEEFKGTGNMELVLSRSLAERRIFPAIDVKRSGTRKEELLLSREELELVWYFRRATNEMTPWEAMEHLLEEIRRTRSNEELVRNFQAFKQASGEEVLGLSPHYR; translated from the coding sequence GTGAGTCAGGTGACCCCGGCTAACGATTTGGAAAGCAAGACCGTGCTGGAGCTGAGATCCATAGCCAAAGAACTGGGAGTTAAGGACTACTACCGTTTGCGCAAGCAGGAACTAGTCGAGGCTATAAGGGCCCGGTACGCAGCGGAAAAGGAAGAGGTTAAAGAGCCTGAAGTGGCGGTTGAAATCAAGGCACCCGAGCCAGAGAAAGAGCCGGAGCCATCTGCCCTCCCGCGTGCCCGGGGCGTGCTGGAGATCCTGCCGGACGGCTACGGTTTTTTGCGCCCGCATAAATACCTGCCCTCTCCCGACGACATCTACGTTTCTGCCTCCCAGATCCGGAAGTTCGACCTGCGCACGGGCGATCTGGTTGAGGGAGTGGTACGCCGGCCTAAGGAGAACGAAAAGTACTTTGCTTTATTACGGGTGGAGCGGGTGAATGGACAGCCTGCCGACGAACTTCCCTCTCGTCCCCACTTCGACAACCTCACCCCGCTTTACCCCTGCGAGCGCATCCGTCTGGAGACCACTCCCGACCGCATAGCGCCGCGCATCATCGATCTCATAGCCCCTCTAGGCAAGGGGCAGCGGGGCTTGATCGTGGCTCCTCCCAAGGCGGGTAAGACCACGCTCCTGAAGGAGATAGCCAACAGCATAACAGCCAACCACCCGGAGATTTACCTCATCATCCTGCTCATCGACGAGCGCCCGGAGGAGGTAACCGACATAAGCCGCTCGGTCAAGGCAGAGGTGGTGAGCTCCACTTTCGATGAGCCGCCGGAGAACCACGTGAAGGTGGCGGAGATGGTGCTGGAGCGGGCCAAGCGTCTGGTGGAGCACGGGCGTGACGTGGCTATACTGCTTGACAGCATCACCCGCCTGGCGAGGGCCCACAACCTGGTAATCCCTCCCAGCGGCCGTACTCTTTCCGGCGGTGTGGACCCGGCGGCTTTACACAAGCCCAAGCGCTTCTTCGGCGCGGCCCGCAAGCTAGAGGAAGGTGGGAGCCTCACCATCCTGGCAACGGCCCTTATCGAAACGGGGAGCCGTATGGACGAGGTGATTTTCGAGGAGTTCAAGGGCACTGGGAACATGGAGCTGGTGCTGTCGAGATCCTTGGCCGAGCGCCGGATCTTCCCCGCCATCGACGTCAAGCGCTCCGGCACCCGCAAGGAGGAGCTGCTGTTGAGCCGAGAGGAGCTGGAGCTGGTCTGGTACTTCCGGCGGGCCACTAACGAGATGACCCCCTGGGAGGCTATGGAGCACCTGCTGGAGGAGATTCGCCGCACCCGCTCGAACGAGGAGTTGGTGCGCAACTTCCAGGCCTTCAAGCAGGCCAGCGGTGAAGAGGTTCTGGGCCTTTCCCCCCACTACCGGTAG
- a CDS encoding phospholipase D family protein, with protein sequence MIGQAQSSCDVAIYSFTHPDIVKALVQAHKRGVKVRVITNKDWRQNDSQRHAINVLLLAGIPVKENRHAGLMHLKMVVIDGKIVTTGSYNFTRSASEKNDEMFLVIKSAELSQACSREFERMWDDQTNFAPVTYR encoded by the coding sequence TTGATCGGGCAGGCACAGTCCTCATGCGACGTGGCCATCTACAGCTTTACCCACCCCGACATTGTGAAGGCCCTGGTTCAGGCCCACAAGCGAGGGGTAAAGGTCAGGGTCATCACCAATAAAGACTGGCGACAGAACGACTCCCAGCGCCACGCCATAAACGTACTCCTGCTGGCGGGCATACCTGTGAAGGAGAACCGGCACGCGGGGCTCATGCACCTCAAGATGGTCGTGATCGACGGCAAGATAGTCACTACCGGCAGCTACAACTTCACCCGTAGCGCCAGCGAGAAAAACGACGAAATGTTCTTGGTGATAAAATCGGCTGAACTTAGCCAGGCATGCAGCCGGGAGTTCGAGCGGATGTGGGACGACCAAACAAACTTCGCCCCGGTCACCTACCGGTAG
- the rpmE gene encoding 50S ribosomal protein L31, translated as MKKGIHPEYGPARVICACGATFETMSTKKELRVEVCSQCHPFYTGQRQMIVERRGRVERFKKKYGL; from the coding sequence ATGAAGAAGGGGATCCATCCGGAGTACGGCCCGGCGCGAGTCATTTGCGCCTGCGGTGCCACTTTCGAGACCATGTCTACCAAGAAAGAACTGCGGGTGGAGGTCTGCTCCCAGTGCCATCCCTTTTACACGGGACAGCGGCAGATGATCGTGGAGCGCCGGGGGCGTGTAGAGCGCTTCAAGAAGAAGTACGGTCTATAA